The stretch of DNA CGGTCAATGGTGCCAAGGGCCAGCTGGACGAGCAGATTCGCCAGGCCTTCGTCGACAGTTCCGACCCGGACCTGGCGATTGACTGGCTGATGGCTTCGTTGCGGCACACCTTTGCCTCGGTCACCCGTTACGACAACCTTGATGCGCTGTTGCAGGCGCACCCGGATGTGGTGGTGATGCTCGATACCTACAACCAATTGCTGACCCAGCGTAACGACCTGGTGGAAGCGCGGTTTGTTGCCAAGTTCTATGACCTTGACCTGCAATACATCGCCAAAGCCGAGGGTTCGATGCAAATGCACTTGCCTAATGTGTGGGTACATGACAAAACGGCGCCCCAGATCGCTGCACAGATTGGGCAGCAGCGCGATGTTCAGTTGAACGCATTAAAGCAGTTCGATGCCTCGCTCAAGGCGTTGGTCGCTGCCGGTTAGCCCACTTCGTTTATTTTTCAGGAATTTTTATGCGCGTGTTGTTAGTGCCAGCGATGGCTTCTGCTTCTTTATTGATGACGGGCTGTGCATCCGCCCCCAATGCCCCAACCCTTACCCTGCAAACCGCCAAGGACCCTGAAGCCTACGTGCAGTGCGTGGTGCCCAAGTTCGAGAAAAACGGCATGACCTCCACGGTCACGCAGAATTCGCGGCATGCCCGGATCGTGGTGAGCAGCAAGATCGCCGCGGACAACATCCTCGAAGTCTACAAGTCCCAGGACGGCGGCAAGGTGTTCCTGTACGAGCGCAAGCCGTTGGCATCGACGTTCAAGCCGTCGCGGTTCGAGCATGCGGCGCAGGATTGCCTGTAATCGACGAGCGAGGATCTGATGTGGGAGCTGTCGAGCTTAAGCGAGGCTGCGATGGCATCGCTGCGGTATGACAGTGACACCGAGGTGATCCCATCGCAGCCTCGCTTAAGCTCGACAGCTCCCACAGTTGGTCTTCATTGTCTGAGTAAATGATTCAGCTCGGCTTTGGCTCGCTGCTGAACGTATCGACCGCTTTCACCAACCCCTTGGCCGCCAACGCCACCAACTCACCGCCTTTTTGCGGGGTGGCCAGCGCCGGGTCTGAACCCATGCGCCCATCCGGGAATCGCGCGCGGAAGTCGCGGGCTTCGCGGATCGGGCCGGTGTTGGCGATTTGCGGCGAGTAGTCAGCCGACTTGATCGCATCCGGGTAGGCCCATTGGGTCACGGCAATCTCCGACGGCGTGGCATGGCTGCCATGGCCCACCGGGAACTGCTGGTGCGCCAGCTCGTTCACGCCTTCCAGGTCCCACCAGTTGCACAGTTTCAGCGCATAACCCGACGGGCGCCCGCTGAAGCTGGCTTCGGCATACAGCTCGGAGAACGCCGCTTCGATCGAGGCAATATTGCCGCCGTGGCCATTGAGAAACAGGATCTTCTCGAAACCATGGCCTGCCAACGAGCGTACCCAATCACCAATCGCCGCGATAAAGGTCGAAGGGCGCAGGGAAATGGTGCCCGGGAAGCCCAGGTGATGCTGGGCCATGCCGATATTGAAGGTCGGGCCGATTAGGATGTCGGCGTTCTTCTGCGCTTCATGGGCAATGATTTCCGGGCACATCCAGTCGGTGCCCAACAGGCCGGTGGGGCCGTGTTGTTCGTTGGAGCCGATGGGAATCACGATGCTGCGGCTGCGTTCCAGAAACTGGCCAATCTCGATCCAGGTGGATTGATGTAAAAGCATCTCAGGTTCTCTCTCTCATCAAGCCCAGGAACACGGTGGAGTTCCTGGTGGCGTGAGCCGCATGGTGCACGGCAACAGCGAGAGCATCAACCGCCTTTGACCGTACCGGCACTCGCCATCTGGCGCGGCTTGCAGTTGAGGTAAGCCGAGGACTTCAGCCAGCGCTGGTCGGGGTACCATGAAAACATGAACTGGCCGTCCTTGAGTTTGTCCACCACTTGGCGCGCTACCTGCGGGCGTACGGCGGGGCAGCCCTGGCTGCGGCCGATACGGCCTTCGCGCTTGCTCCACAACGGGCTTACATAGTCGGCGGCATGGATCACGATGGCGCGGTCCCGTGCACGGTCATTGAAACCCGGCTCCAGGCCGTCCATGCGCAGCGAGTAGCCGTGGGCGCCTTCGTAGCTCTCCTGGGTGCGGAACAAGCCAATGCTGGACTGGTAACTGCCTTCACGGTTGGAGAACTGGGTGGCGAAGTTTTCCCCGGATTTTTGTCCGTGGGCCACCAAATCCCGCAGCACTAAAGTCTTCTTGCGCAGGTCGAAGATCCATAGGCGACGAGCGGTCGAAGGTTGGGAATAGTCGATCACCGCCAGCCGGTCGGACTGTTCGATGCCATTGCCCACCGCGCATTGCATGGCGCTCAAGGCTCTTTTCAGTACATCGGGGTTGAGTTCTGGAGCGGCGTGGGCGAGGCTGCTATACAGAGTAAGAGGTTTACCCGTGTCTGCGAGCGCAACGGTGCTCAGCGAGGCAAAGGTCGAGATGATCAGGCCGAGTCGGCAGCAAAAGGTCAGCATGTATAAAGCATCTCCGCCGTGGATGGGAGCTAAGCGATTGTTCAAAAAACACGCATGTTACTTGAGCATTTGCCTGCTCGTTGCACCGCTGGTCGCGACAGCCGAAGACCTGTTGGTGGTGTCGCCGGCCCCGGTGCAATTGGCGCTCTCGCAATTGTCGACCGTTTGCCCAGGCCCGGCCGGGCAGGTCGATGCGCCTTCCCTGACGCGTTTGCAGGCGTTTTATCAGCAGCAGGGCGACGTGGTGCTGTGGTCCGAGGGGGATCGCCGCGCCGCATTGCTAGCCCAACTGCAGTTGCTGGCCGACGATGGCCTGGACCCGACTCACTATAGACTGCCCCCGGCGGATGCCACGGGGAACGTGCTGTGCATCGATATCGGTACCAGCCAGCAGTACCTGCAAGCCCTGCAGGACCTGCATTTCGGCCGCTTGCAGCAGTCGCGCTTCGAGCCCGTCTGGCATTCGCAACCGGCTCCGGACCCCGACACCCAATTGCTGGCCATGGCCGAGGCCGGCATGCAGAACGTCGCCCAAGCCTTCGACCAGGCCCGCCCGAGCGCGCCGCTATACCTTGGCCTGCGCAGTGCCTACGCCGCCTTGCGCCAGCAACCGTTGCAGCATTGGGAAGCCGTGGCCAGCGGCCCGTTGCTGCGCCCGGGCATGGACGATTCGCGGGTGCCGCAACTGGCGCGGCGAATGGTCAATGGCGGCTACCTGAGCGCCACCTCCGCGGGGACGCAATACCGTGGCGAGTTGGTCAACGCGGTCAAGACCTTCCAGCAAAGCCATTCCCTGCAAGCCGACGGCGTGATCGGCCCCGGCACGGTCACCGAGCTGAACATCAGCCCGGCGATTCGCCGCGAACAATTGCGCATCAACCTTGAACGGTTTCGCTGGCTGTCCCGGGACCTGGAACCCGAGGGCGTGCTGGTGAACGTGGCAGCGGCGCAACTGAGCTTCTACCAG from Pseudomonas sp. NC02 encodes:
- a CDS encoding ATPase produces the protein MRTFTGLALVALLMSTMVGSASAGGLQASHLAPIVASPVGLQHSQSVGVLYSDNTVDNLEYLARYHAMAVNGAKGQLDEQIRQAFVDSSDPDLAIDWLMASLRHTFASVTRYDNLDALLQAHPDVVVMLDTYNQLLTQRNDLVEARFVAKFYDLDLQYIAKAEGSMQMHLPNVWVHDKTAPQIAAQIGQQRDVQLNALKQFDASLKALVAAG
- a CDS encoding creatininase family protein produces the protein MLLHQSTWIEIGQFLERSRSIVIPIGSNEQHGPTGLLGTDWMCPEIIAHEAQKNADILIGPTFNIGMAQHHLGFPGTISLRPSTFIAAIGDWVRSLAGHGFEKILFLNGHGGNIASIEAAFSELYAEASFSGRPSGYALKLCNWWDLEGVNELAHQQFPVGHGSHATPSEIAVTQWAYPDAIKSADYSPQIANTGPIREARDFRARFPDGRMGSDPALATPQKGGELVALAAKGLVKAVDTFSSEPKPS
- a CDS encoding murein L,D-transpeptidase catalytic domain family protein, which encodes MLTFCCRLGLIISTFASLSTVALADTGKPLTLYSSLAHAAPELNPDVLKRALSAMQCAVGNGIEQSDRLAVIDYSQPSTARRLWIFDLRKKTLVLRDLVAHGQKSGENFATQFSNREGSYQSSIGLFRTQESYEGAHGYSLRMDGLEPGFNDRARDRAIVIHAADYVSPLWSKREGRIGRSQGCPAVRPQVARQVVDKLKDGQFMFSWYPDQRWLKSSAYLNCKPRQMASAGTVKGG
- a CDS encoding murein L,D-transpeptidase; protein product: MFKKHACYLSICLLVAPLVATAEDLLVVSPAPVQLALSQLSTVCPGPAGQVDAPSLTRLQAFYQQQGDVVLWSEGDRRAALLAQLQLLADDGLDPTHYRLPPADATGNVLCIDIGTSQQYLQALQDLHFGRLQQSRFEPVWHSQPAPDPDTQLLAMAEAGMQNVAQAFDQARPSAPLYLGLRSAYAALRQQPLQHWEAVASGPLLRPGMDDSRVPQLARRMVNGGYLSATSAGTQYRGELVNAVKTFQQSHSLQADGVIGPGTVTELNISPAIRREQLRINLERFRWLSRDLEPEGVLVNVAAAQLSFYQGGVPVWQTRLQVGRADRQTPLLKSRITRLTLNPTWTIPPTIMREDKLPAIRLNPEYLRQQNLQVLDSQGNPLAPEQVDWSHPGNILLRQGAGPRNPLGRIVLRFPNPYSVYLHDTPSQPLFSKGPRAFSSGCVRVEQPLLLRDLLVSPAEKIRTEELLATETTHEFRLATPVPVLLGYWTVQVDGKGALLYAPDIYGRDPVLMKAMESAL